A single genomic interval of bacterium harbors:
- a CDS encoding endonuclease/exonuclease/phosphatase family protein, which produces MRGGRGRLVLATAVVVLLRVVAAAAPLRVASFNMLHGGLTSALGGDGERLEDRLRLASADLAGLDLDVLGLQEASVARDRGDMAARLAAALGMPAVVGAPPLTWFDRLTAAVLRLSEGPALVSRHPLIASRVWPLPRCGDSSARSLVCGEVAAPGATVTVCSTHIDGGACQLAALAQRIAARCPTTPLVVLGDLNATQHAPAVVQLLAVTGLRDTFRTAHPDEPGATVWQPVTSERSTVHRRIDYVFVAPGGGVDFDVRDSRVVLDRPHATPAGPLWPSDHRAVLAELAPVPAPAPASPPHCVRLGGV; this is translated from the coding sequence TGTGGTCGCGGCGGCCGCGCCGCTGCGGGTGGCCTCGTTCAACATGCTCCACGGCGGGCTGACGTCGGCCCTGGGCGGCGACGGCGAGCGCCTCGAGGATCGCCTGCGGCTGGCGAGCGCCGATCTCGCCGGGCTCGATCTCGACGTCCTCGGCCTCCAGGAGGCATCGGTCGCCCGCGACCGGGGCGACATGGCGGCGCGGCTGGCCGCGGCGCTCGGCATGCCGGCGGTGGTCGGCGCGCCGCCGCTCACCTGGTTCGACCGGCTGACGGCGGCGGTGCTGCGGCTCTCCGAGGGACCGGCGCTCGTGAGTCGCCATCCCCTGATCGCGTCGCGCGTGTGGCCGCTGCCGCGCTGCGGGGACAGCTCGGCGCGCAGCCTCGTCTGCGGTGAGGTCGCGGCCCCGGGCGCAACGGTGACCGTGTGCTCGACCCACATCGACGGCGGCGCCTGCCAGCTCGCGGCGCTCGCCCAGCGCATCGCCGCACGCTGCCCGACGACGCCGCTCGTCGTCCTGGGCGACCTGAACGCGACCCAGCACGCGCCCGCCGTCGTCCAGCTGCTCGCCGTGACCGGGCTGCGCGACACGTTCCGTACGGCGCATCCCGACGAGCCGGGGGCGACCGTCTGGCAGCCGGTGACGAGCGAGCGCTCCACCGTCCATCGCCGCATCGACTACGTGTTCGTCGCGCCGGGCGGCGGCGTCGACTTCGACGTGCGCGACAGCCGCGTGGTGCTCGATCGCCCGCATGCGACGCCGGCGGGACCGCTGTGGCCGTCGGACCACCGCGCCGTGCTCGCGGAGCTGGCGCCGGTGCCCGCACCGGCGCCGGCGTCGCCGCCGCACTGCGTGCGCCTCGGCGGCGTCTGA
- a CDS encoding GNAT family N-acetyltransferase — MSVSLRHACPDDATTIHALVTALAVYEREPDAVRVTPEILRAQLGAPQPPFECLLAEDDGVVCGFALFFSTYSTWVGKPGLWLEDLFVLPAHRRRGVGRLLLQRLAQLAEERGGGRLEWSVLDWNAPALAFYRELGAQAMDAWTIHRVHGPALRALAAG, encoded by the coding sequence ATGTCGGTCTCCCTGCGCCATGCCTGTCCCGACGATGCGACCACGATCCACGCGCTCGTCACCGCTCTCGCGGTGTACGAGCGGGAGCCCGACGCGGTCCGGGTCACGCCCGAGATCCTGCGGGCCCAGCTCGGCGCGCCGCAGCCGCCGTTCGAGTGCCTGCTCGCCGAGGACGACGGCGTCGTGTGCGGCTTCGCGCTGTTCTTCTCGACTTACTCGACCTGGGTGGGGAAGCCGGGGCTCTGGCTCGAGGATCTGTTCGTGTTGCCGGCGCATCGGCGCCGCGGCGTCGGGCGGCTGCTGCTCCAGCGCCTGGCGCAGCTCGCGGAGGAGCGCGGCGGCGGGCGCCTCGAGTGGTCGGTGCTCGACTGGAACGCGCCGGCGCTCGCCTTCTACCGCGAGCTCGGCGCGCAGGCGATGGATGCGTGGACGATCCACCGCGTGCACGGCCCGGCGCTGCGCGCGCTGGCCGCGGGCTGA
- a CDS encoding PaaI family thioesterase gives MKPRDALDNIPYARFLDVGVEEDADGIVCVLPFRDDLVGNAALPAIHGGVVGAFLELTALVGLLAVGETQRVPKPINFAVDYLRSVGPRTTRGRAAIVKHGRRIANVRVVAWQDDPAKPVAAGIGNFLL, from the coding sequence ATGAAGCCGCGCGACGCCCTCGACAACATCCCCTATGCCCGCTTCCTCGACGTCGGCGTGGAGGAGGACGCCGACGGCATCGTCTGCGTATTGCCGTTCCGCGACGACCTCGTCGGCAACGCCGCCCTGCCCGCGATCCACGGCGGCGTCGTGGGCGCGTTCCTCGAGCTGACCGCGCTCGTCGGCCTGCTCGCGGTGGGCGAGACGCAGCGCGTGCCGAAGCCGATCAACTTCGCCGTCGACTACCTGCGCTCGGTCGGGCCGCGCACGACGCGCGGGCGTGCCGCGATCGTGAAGCACGGGCGGCGCATCGCCAACGTCCGCGTCGTCGCCTGGCAGGACGATCCCGCCAAGCCGGTCGCGGCCGGCATCGGCAACTTCCTGCTCTGA
- a CDS encoding PaaI family thioesterase, translating to MPPPEQRLALAELFGDGRQELIDHIPHCRRLGMVVEHVGPRMARVRLPWRDELIGDPVRRVVFGGAITTLVDHASGLAVFCSLPELTAIATLDLRVDYLRAAAPDHALVGEAHCYKLTRHVAFVRAAAWEVTPDDPFASCLATFMLGANSSLSPVARALRADKEPA from the coding sequence GTGCCGCCTCCGGAGCAACGCCTGGCGCTGGCCGAGCTCTTCGGCGACGGCCGCCAGGAGCTGATCGACCACATCCCGCACTGCCGCCGCCTCGGGATGGTCGTGGAGCACGTCGGCCCGCGCATGGCGCGCGTGCGGCTGCCCTGGCGCGACGAGCTGATCGGCGATCCGGTCCGGCGCGTGGTCTTCGGCGGCGCCATCACGACGCTCGTCGACCACGCGAGCGGGCTCGCCGTGTTCTGCAGCCTGCCCGAGCTCACCGCGATCGCGACCCTCGACCTGCGCGTCGACTACCTGCGCGCGGCGGCGCCCGACCACGCGCTCGTCGGCGAGGCGCACTGCTACAAGCTCACCCGTCACGTCGCCTTCGTGCGCGCCGCCGCATGGGAGGTCACGCCCGACGATCCCTTCGCGAGCTGCCTCGCGACCTTCATGCTGGGCGCCAACTCGAGCCTCAGCCCGGTGGCGCGCGCGCTGCGCGCGGACAAGGAGCCGGCATGA
- a CDS encoding SDR family NAD(P)-dependent oxidoreductase produces the protein MQHPWRHALVVGASSGIGAAVARQLAAGGCRVALVARRQAELDALARSLDDAGGGAGPRALAFAHDVTAYDEVPERFRAICRELGGLDLVVYAAGVMPRIAPDEYTFAKDRETVAVNVLGAMAWLNEAAQRFEAAGTGTIVGIGSVAGDRGRRGNPAYHASKAALDTYLESLRNRLARHGVRVVTVKPGPVDTPMTRGMDRLPFLVPADDAARDLLAAARRGVRTAYVPARWRPIMFVLRNIPSAIFERLDL, from the coding sequence GTGCAGCATCCCTGGCGACACGCCCTCGTGGTGGGGGCCTCCTCCGGCATCGGTGCGGCGGTGGCCCGGCAGCTGGCGGCGGGCGGCTGCCGTGTCGCGCTGGTGGCGCGACGGCAGGCCGAGCTCGATGCGCTGGCGCGCAGCCTCGACGACGCCGGCGGCGGGGCCGGCCCGCGCGCACTGGCGTTCGCGCACGACGTCACCGCCTACGACGAGGTGCCCGAGCGCTTCCGCGCCATCTGCCGCGAGCTCGGCGGGCTCGACCTCGTCGTCTACGCGGCGGGCGTCATGCCGCGCATCGCCCCCGACGAGTACACGTTCGCGAAGGATCGCGAGACCGTGGCGGTGAACGTCCTCGGCGCGATGGCCTGGCTCAACGAGGCCGCGCAGCGCTTCGAGGCGGCGGGGACGGGGACCATCGTCGGCATCGGCTCGGTCGCGGGCGACCGCGGGCGGCGCGGCAATCCCGCCTACCACGCGTCGAAGGCGGCGCTCGACACCTACCTCGAGTCGCTGCGCAACCGGCTCGCGCGGCACGGCGTGCGCGTCGTCACCGTCAAGCCCGGGCCGGTCGACACTCCGATGACGCGCGGCATGGATCGCCTGCCGTTCCTCGTGCCCGCGGACGACGCCGCGCGCGACCTCCTCGCCGCCGCGCGACGCGGCGTGCGCACGGCCTACGTACCGGCGCGCTGGCGGCCGATCATGTTCGTCCTGCGCAACATCCCGTCAGCGATCTTCGAGCGTCTCGACCTCTGA
- a CDS encoding FAD-binding oxidoreductase, which yields MHAPLSHLASDPSALSRDRLQRVAGWGGASSAMSWVYRPTTLEGVHAALAAARAHGLSVGLRGAGQSYGDASLNGENVTLDLSRMTRILDWNPDTGVARVEPGVTIRQLWEYAVEDGWWPMVVPGTMFVSLGGAVGANVHGKNAWKVGPIGDHVHAVDLLLPSGEQRTLTRDADPELFRATIGSFGLLGVVTSVTLSLKRVYSGQVLVEAATAPHLDALVDAFEARAPEADYLVGWVDLFARAPALGRSVIHQASYLAPGDDLRPARTLRRESQELPPTLFGVVPKTVLGPLMRPLLNDLGARLVNTAKYRLSVAQGTHRFLQPHAAFHFLFDYIPQWKRAYGPGGLIEWQCFLPAAATRATLREIVERMQRAGVLPYLGVFKKHRPDAFLVSHGVDGYSLACHFKVTASRRPALWRLCRELNRVVIEAGGRFYLAKDSTLEPGDLERSLGAGSVARLLALKRTCDPETLLQTELFRRLFPDALPVAPSRA from the coding sequence ATGCACGCGCCCCTCTCCCACCTCGCGTCGGACCCGTCGGCGCTGAGCCGCGACCGCCTCCAGCGTGTCGCCGGCTGGGGCGGTGCGTCCAGCGCGATGAGCTGGGTGTACCGGCCGACGACGCTCGAGGGCGTCCACGCGGCGCTCGCGGCGGCGCGCGCGCACGGCCTGTCCGTCGGGCTGCGCGGCGCCGGGCAGAGCTATGGCGACGCGTCGCTGAACGGCGAGAACGTCACCCTCGACCTCTCGCGCATGACGCGCATCCTCGACTGGAACCCGGACACGGGCGTGGCGCGCGTCGAGCCCGGGGTGACGATCCGCCAGCTGTGGGAGTACGCGGTCGAGGACGGGTGGTGGCCGATGGTCGTGCCGGGGACGATGTTCGTCTCCCTCGGCGGCGCCGTCGGCGCGAACGTGCACGGCAAGAACGCCTGGAAGGTCGGCCCGATCGGCGACCACGTCCACGCCGTCGACCTGCTGCTGCCGAGCGGCGAGCAGCGCACGCTCACGCGCGACGCCGACCCGGAGCTGTTCCGCGCGACCATCGGCAGCTTCGGGCTCCTCGGCGTGGTCACCAGCGTCACGCTGTCGCTGAAGCGGGTGTACTCGGGCCAGGTCCTCGTCGAGGCGGCGACCGCGCCCCACCTCGACGCGCTGGTCGACGCGTTCGAGGCGCGCGCGCCCGAGGCCGACTACCTCGTCGGCTGGGTCGACCTCTTCGCGCGCGCCCCCGCGCTGGGGCGCTCCGTCATCCACCAGGCGAGCTATCTCGCTCCCGGCGACGATCTGCGGCCGGCGCGCACGCTGCGGCGCGAGAGCCAGGAGCTGCCGCCGACGCTGTTCGGCGTCGTTCCGAAGACGGTGCTCGGCCCGCTCATGCGCCCGCTGCTGAACGATCTCGGCGCCCGCCTCGTCAATACCGCCAAGTACCGCCTGAGCGTCGCGCAGGGGACGCACCGCTTCCTCCAGCCGCACGCCGCCTTCCACTTCCTGTTCGACTACATCCCGCAGTGGAAGCGCGCCTACGGGCCGGGCGGGCTGATCGAGTGGCAGTGCTTCCTGCCCGCCGCGGCCACGCGGGCGACGCTGCGCGAGATCGTCGAGCGCATGCAGCGTGCCGGCGTGCTGCCCTATCTCGGCGTCTTCAAGAAGCACCGCCCCGACGCCTTCCTCGTGAGCCACGGCGTCGACGGCTACTCGCTCGCCTGCCACTTCAAGGTGACGGCGTCGCGGCGGCCGGCGCTGTGGCGGCTCTGCCGCGAGCTCAACCGGGTGGTGATCGAGGCCGGCGGCCGCTTCTATCTCGCGAAGGACTCGACGCTCGAGCCCGGCGACCTCGAGCGCTCGCTCGGGGCCGGGTCGGTGGCGCGTCTGCTGGCGCTGAAGCGCACGTGCGACCCGGAGACGCTGCTCCAGACCGAGCTCTTCCGCCGCCTGT